One part of the Arachidicoccus terrestris genome encodes these proteins:
- the porW gene encoding type IX secretion system periplasmic lipoprotein PorW/SprE, with the protein MDIPARAGQWTTLLLMLLICSIRSLHAQPGTTLHLKDEKPAEFAKKLLRAEKTDYGPLGKFQQFMQNTFTRFNYLYNANKRMEDILNKATAGYKEDYAQLLTYYPYDAKAMAGNAYLDSVIQHATAGILLHDLRNQYVDELYFLLGKAYYYQQKYDTAHQVFQYLNYAFAPKDDGYDLPIGSNISKVKGHFTILNPEHKGISKNSYARKERRNDGLLWQIKNFIQSGDYIQARVLLGYIEKDSLLPERLKPVIAQTHGLLFYRLKKYDSAAAYLRQSGYSVYKKAVRPRMYYLTGQLYALGGDSLSAATYYAKAKSSATDPLLSIYAALAEASMKNTQGSVAAETGQKSDQDPHMVLLQKLARRDKYRRYKDVIYFAEAAIALNKGQSKTGRALLLSSIEAGRKITPPNDWQKSRTYFTLAGLEYDENNFYDASRFYDSVKSADLPGEADRALLTLRQSPLSNVAVQLDSVYYQDSLQHLARLPEKERMNILKEKAREIRKAIQRDRETQEGNVTNPAIRRPVTPTSLFPSLTSGSTIWYFNNPTLKNSGYQLFKQKFGNRPNVDNWQRLSAITGAANGPSKASNNQSILDAFNEDGSLKLDSSNIQPEDLLKGLPLTKGALDSSNNKIASRLFTAGKILQNSMENYTGALYMYDSLLRRFNGWDSTDAVLFNQYICWILLGKRDKANLVLSSLERQYKNSTWINKIRRQDSLKNSIQETSLRNQATYAYNEVYQLFVEGAFRKADSLKQIADKKYGSFYWTPQLLYIEAVYHISENRDTVAIKKLNYLIQRFTSSPIKNQAQHLLSILKRRSEIEAYLRQLKISPNVYIQNDRLARLETAAIALADQRERRIGLLRGQKILDLTDSSSGAINQLSGAINDKSSLINLKRPDTMVMTGIPGNNIVQPPMQIVDSLKTRTPVTELPAGQIVKKADSSQSHPIVVTSSTRDQKKTRPEKVTDSTQIDPVAQVGAIKKPPTTGAPVMPPSTPVKQSATIGGFIFNPSAPQYVTVTLHKVAPVFASEAANAFNRYNLLAFEHEKWPVNRQGLEDYDMVQIGPFRDYAAAKSYLKQIQEVTPSTILPWLTQDKYEFIIVSPQNMNKLKSGEDLINYRAAWKQFESK; encoded by the coding sequence ATGGATATACCGGCACGGGCTGGGCAGTGGACAACACTATTGCTGATGCTGCTTATTTGCAGCATCCGGTCTTTGCATGCCCAACCCGGGACTACCCTGCATCTAAAAGACGAAAAGCCGGCTGAATTTGCCAAGAAGCTTCTGCGTGCTGAAAAAACCGATTATGGTCCGTTGGGGAAATTCCAACAGTTTATGCAAAATACTTTTACGCGCTTTAATTACCTCTATAATGCCAATAAGCGCATGGAAGACATCCTGAACAAGGCTACTGCCGGCTATAAAGAAGATTATGCTCAGCTCTTGACTTATTATCCTTATGATGCAAAAGCAATGGCTGGCAATGCTTATCTGGACTCGGTGATTCAGCATGCCACCGCCGGGATATTACTCCATGATCTACGCAACCAATATGTAGATGAGCTGTATTTCCTTTTAGGCAAGGCATATTATTATCAGCAGAAGTATGACACCGCTCATCAGGTTTTTCAATATCTCAATTACGCCTTTGCACCCAAAGATGACGGATATGATCTGCCCATAGGAAGTAATATCAGTAAAGTGAAAGGACACTTTACCATTCTAAACCCCGAACACAAAGGCATCAGCAAAAATAGTTATGCCCGCAAAGAAAGAAGAAACGACGGCCTTCTCTGGCAAATAAAAAACTTCATACAATCAGGTGATTATATTCAGGCGCGGGTCTTGTTGGGCTACATCGAAAAAGATAGTCTGTTGCCGGAGCGTTTAAAGCCAGTCATAGCGCAGACGCACGGACTGCTTTTTTACCGGCTGAAAAAATATGACAGCGCTGCCGCCTACCTGCGTCAATCAGGCTATTCTGTTTATAAAAAAGCCGTTCGACCGAGAATGTATTATTTGACCGGACAGCTTTATGCGCTGGGCGGTGACAGCCTTTCCGCGGCCACCTATTATGCAAAGGCTAAGTCATCGGCTACTGATCCTCTGCTGAGTATTTATGCAGCATTGGCAGAGGCATCGATGAAAAATACACAAGGCAGTGTCGCAGCAGAGACCGGCCAAAAAAGCGACCAGGACCCACATATGGTGCTACTGCAAAAGCTCGCCAGAAGAGATAAGTATAGACGATATAAGGATGTAATCTATTTTGCCGAGGCCGCGATCGCACTTAATAAAGGGCAAAGCAAAACAGGACGTGCATTACTTCTTTCCAGTATCGAAGCGGGAAGAAAAATAACGCCCCCAAATGACTGGCAGAAAAGCAGAACCTATTTTACCCTTGCCGGGCTGGAATATGACGAAAACAATTTTTATGACGCCTCTCGTTTTTATGATAGCGTAAAATCTGCAGACCTGCCTGGGGAGGCTGATCGCGCACTGCTAACACTTAGGCAATCTCCGTTAAGCAATGTAGCCGTGCAGCTCGATTCTGTTTATTATCAGGACAGCCTGCAGCATTTGGCCAGACTGCCCGAAAAAGAACGGATGAATATCTTGAAGGAAAAGGCTCGGGAAATCCGTAAAGCCATACAGCGCGACCGCGAAACGCAGGAGGGTAATGTGACCAACCCTGCCATCCGCAGGCCTGTGACACCAACTAGCCTGTTTCCTTCTTTAACATCCGGATCTACGATTTGGTACTTCAATAACCCCACTTTAAAAAACAGTGGATACCAGCTTTTCAAGCAGAAATTTGGCAATCGTCCTAATGTCGACAATTGGCAAAGGCTGAGTGCGATTACCGGCGCAGCTAATGGGCCATCAAAAGCCAGCAATAACCAGTCCATTCTCGATGCTTTTAATGAAGATGGATCACTTAAACTGGATAGCAGTAATATACAGCCAGAGGACCTCCTGAAAGGATTGCCGCTCACAAAAGGAGCCCTAGATAGCAGTAATAATAAGATTGCATCGCGTTTATTTACAGCAGGTAAAATCCTGCAAAATTCTATGGAAAACTATACAGGGGCACTATATATGTATGATTCTCTATTGCGTAGATTTAATGGTTGGGATTCAACAGATGCAGTACTGTTTAATCAATATATCTGCTGGATACTGCTAGGTAAAAGGGATAAAGCAAATCTGGTGCTCAGCTCCCTGGAACGCCAATATAAAAACAGCACCTGGATCAATAAAATCCGGCGTCAGGACAGTCTCAAAAACAGTATCCAGGAAACAAGCCTGCGGAACCAGGCCACTTATGCCTATAATGAAGTTTACCAACTTTTTGTTGAAGGCGCCTTTAGAAAAGCAGATTCACTAAAACAAATAGCGGATAAAAAATACGGAAGTTTTTATTGGACCCCACAACTCCTGTATATTGAAGCAGTCTATCACATATCAGAAAACAGGGATACGGTAGCGATCAAAAAACTCAATTATCTGATACAGCGCTTTACATCCTCTCCCATTAAAAACCAGGCGCAGCATTTGCTCAGTATTCTTAAAAGGCGCAGTGAAATTGAGGCTTATTTGCGGCAACTAAAGATTAGCCCCAACGTATATATTCAAAACGACCGGCTGGCAAGGCTGGAAACTGCTGCCATAGCGCTGGCAGATCAGAGAGAAAGAAGGATCGGTTTGCTCCGGGGCCAAAAAATTCTTGATCTGACTGATTCCAGTAGTGGGGCCATCAATCAGTTATCGGGTGCGATAAATGACAAAAGCTCCTTAATTAATCTGAAAAGGCCTGATACAATGGTCATGACCGGTATTCCCGGTAACAATATAGTACAACCGCCGATGCAGATAGTTGATAGCCTCAAGACAAGAACGCCGGTTACCGAGCTGCCGGCTGGGCAGATCGTGAAAAAAGCCGACTCCAGCCAATCGCATCCGATAGTTGTAACGTCATCCACCAGGGATCAGAAAAAAACACGCCCTGAAAAGGTGACGGACTCCACGCAAATCGATCCTGTAGCACAGGTGGGGGCAATAAAGAAGCCACCCACAACAGGCGCTCCGGTAATGCCTCCCTCAACCCCTGTAAAACAATCTGCTACGATCGGAGGGTTCATCTTTAACCCCTCAGCACCGCAATATGTAACCGTTACGCTTCATAAGGTCGCTCCGGTTTTTGCCAGTGAGGCCGCCAACGCCTTTAACCGCTATAACCTTCTGGCATTTGAACACGAAAAATGGCCGGTGAATCGCCAGGGACTGGAGGATTATGATATGGTTCAAATCGGACCTTTTAGGGACTACGCCGCGGCAAAATCATATCTTAAACAAATTCAGGAAGTTACACCTTCTACCATCCTGCCATGGCTCACGCAGGATAAATATGAATTTATTATCGTTAGCCCACAGAATATGAATAAGTTAAAATCAGGAGAAGATCTGATAAATTACCGTGCAGCCTGGAAGCAATTTGAGTCAAAATAG
- a CDS encoding L,D-transpeptidase family protein, which produces MNFRKLLFTASIVTLLLAACGGRKNRKVKIDQTITPQTSYNNLFLDSAAIRQFTNKDTVYKPFEEMFVNFYRHRNFEFAWFDTSGLVEQAHNFINLLSADAKSMRKQDSTDGEKKIGAILDRFSDSLPEGLTHNELVRSELIMTGEFFRHAEQVFKGKGGIDATQLGWYIPRKKIDFSALLDSTLNGKEAPDEEKLLNPQFKKLRAALQQYIDIKNEDHPWDSIGLERPKLVVGDSGGAVLAIKERLYYLGDLKESPTNDLYDKDTRAAVKSFQSRYGLVADGVVGPNFMKSLNIPLDTLIRDITINLERVRWIPSELPKEYVWVNIPDYKLHAYEDGKEVFNMRVIVGSAAHGTTIFSGNIKYIVFAPYWNVPTSIVKKEIMPGMKNNPDYIRNHNMEIYGHDGKIPVVRQLPGPDNALGRVKFLFPNSYNIYLHDTPNHDLFTSRNRGLSHGCVRLSDPQKMADWLLRKDTVHYPPKVIDSLMNKNLKEKWVTLDKTVPVYLVYFTSWVDDDGQLNIRKDIYGHDAKIAEKLFSY; this is translated from the coding sequence ATGAATTTTAGAAAACTACTCTTTACGGCCTCTATTGTTACATTACTGCTTGCTGCCTGTGGCGGACGCAAAAACAGAAAGGTGAAGATCGACCAGACAATTACCCCCCAGACTTCCTATAACAATCTGTTTCTGGACAGTGCTGCGATCCGTCAGTTCACCAACAAGGATACTGTCTATAAGCCATTTGAAGAGATGTTTGTCAATTTCTACCGCCATCGCAACTTCGAATTTGCCTGGTTTGATACCAGTGGGTTGGTAGAACAAGCGCATAACTTTATCAATTTGCTTAGTGCCGATGCCAAATCGATGCGTAAGCAAGATAGCACAGACGGCGAAAAAAAGATCGGCGCTATACTGGACCGATTTAGTGACAGCCTGCCGGAAGGTTTAACACATAATGAACTCGTTCGCTCCGAACTGATTATGACCGGTGAATTTTTCCGCCATGCGGAACAAGTCTTTAAAGGTAAAGGAGGCATCGATGCCACTCAACTGGGTTGGTATATTCCCCGCAAAAAAATTGATTTCTCCGCCTTGCTGGATTCCACGCTTAACGGAAAAGAAGCGCCTGATGAAGAAAAGCTGCTGAATCCGCAGTTCAAAAAATTACGTGCGGCCCTTCAACAATACATTGATATTAAAAACGAAGACCATCCCTGGGATTCCATCGGTCTGGAAAGGCCTAAGCTGGTCGTTGGTGATTCGGGAGGAGCGGTGCTGGCCATCAAAGAACGGCTGTATTATTTGGGAGATTTGAAAGAGTCCCCTACTAATGATCTTTACGATAAAGATACTAGGGCAGCTGTAAAATCTTTCCAGAGCCGCTACGGCCTGGTCGCTGACGGCGTGGTTGGACCCAATTTTATGAAATCCCTGAACATTCCTTTGGATACCCTTATTCGCGATATCACCATCAACCTGGAAAGGGTTCGCTGGATTCCCAGCGAACTGCCGAAGGAATATGTGTGGGTAAACATCCCTGACTACAAACTCCACGCCTATGAAGATGGTAAGGAAGTGTTTAATATGCGGGTTATCGTAGGCTCCGCTGCACATGGTACCACTATTTTTTCCGGTAATATCAAATACATTGTCTTTGCTCCCTACTGGAACGTGCCGACTAGTATCGTCAAAAAAGAAATTATGCCGGGCATGAAAAACAATCCGGATTATATCCGTAATCATAATATGGAAATCTATGGCCATGACGGCAAAATACCGGTAGTCCGGCAATTACCAGGTCCGGATAACGCCCTTGGCCGGGTCAAATTCCTGTTCCCTAACAGCTATAATATTTATTTGCATGATACACCAAACCATGACTTGTTCACTTCCCGCAACAGAGGACTCAGTCATGGATGCGTAAGACTGTCTGATCCCCAGAAGATGGCAGACTGGTTGCTGAGAAAAGATACAGTGCATTATCCACCAAAAGTGATCGATTCCCTGATGAATAAAAACCTGAAAGAAAAATGGGTTACCTTGGATAAAACTGTTCCCGTCTATCTGGTTTATTTTACCAGCTGGGTGGACGATGACGGACAGCTCAATATTAGAAAGGATATCTATGGTCATGACGCCAAGATAGCAGAAAAGCTGTTTAGCTATTGA
- a CDS encoding RsmE family RNA methyltransferase — translation MTFLHRFARVLLNLLTNNPFILSVQQLPYFYENELRKDKAHFTLSEPTSKHCVQVLRMKEGEQLQITDGNGLLATATLTLAHKKHSQVNIGEITTQDPAEGKVSIAIAPTKNMNRTEWALEKLTEIGISEILLMRTQRTERMIIKEDRLRQILISAMLQSRQVFLPQLSGLLKFRAVIARSNEYTHKWIAHCRDEGPKKLIGKAGPGESHLILIGPEGDFTPEEIQGALAPENQFEPVTLGNTRLRTETAALVAGVLLKI, via the coding sequence ATGACTTTTTTACATAGGTTTGCCAGAGTCTTGCTAAATTTGCTGACAAACAACCCGTTTATTTTGAGTGTACAGCAGCTACCCTATTTTTATGAAAACGAGCTCCGAAAGGACAAAGCTCACTTTACCCTAAGCGAGCCGACCAGCAAACATTGTGTTCAGGTACTGCGGATGAAAGAAGGTGAGCAACTTCAGATTACAGATGGCAATGGCTTGCTGGCTACAGCCACGCTTACCCTTGCCCATAAGAAACACAGTCAGGTAAACATTGGGGAAATCACCACGCAAGATCCGGCAGAAGGCAAAGTGTCCATCGCTATCGCTCCTACTAAAAATATGAACCGGACTGAATGGGCCCTGGAAAAATTAACAGAAATTGGTATTAGTGAAATCCTGTTAATGCGTACGCAACGCACAGAAAGAATGATCATTAAGGAAGACCGGTTGAGACAAATCCTTATTTCTGCCATGCTGCAAAGCAGACAAGTGTTCTTACCACAACTGTCCGGTCTGTTAAAATTTAGAGCAGTTATTGCCCGATCTAATGAATATACACATAAGTGGATCGCTCACTGCCGGGATGAAGGCCCCAAAAAGCTGATAGGAAAAGCTGGCCCGGGAGAATCCCACCTGATTCTGATCGGCCCGGAAGGCGATTTTACACCTGAAGAGATTCAAGGAGCCCTCGCACCGGAAAATCAATTTGAACCGGTAACTTTGGGCAATACAAGGCTCAGAACAGAAACTGCGGCACTGGTCGCTGGTGTACTATTAAAGATTTAA